The following coding sequences are from one Saccopteryx bilineata isolate mSacBil1 chromosome 3, mSacBil1_pri_phased_curated, whole genome shotgun sequence window:
- the FBXO43 gene encoding F-box only protein 43 → MKQILKMSERYSGQAETGAVNEMDSPTVNSKYSSFGDFCSTSSSQDSGYSESLKSCSFDNTDKEFFGKKGEGPTINCVHPETSTLSLSHPLETPTQKRRLVFLRKEMDKTPDLYETPKLSGKKCLLRRRLDVSFSLLEGDLESQNSSLESGISQVPNLEKSIPSSSSGFPRQSNFSALVNSTLKTEEVTSSGQKLRLNFSQQKTSTVDDSKDDCSLFEVACISPIQGNTHDFSDSSLSVSDENTYPELLGSSGSGTTCETDEDIFVTPISNLVANIKLKASQSLSPSTKVRGHISTPEDSGFNSLSLDKSEDSLSDQESSFQELLQKHKGTLKVGDTVRRSRHLGRLRRLSTLREQGSQSETEEENQITHSDSETTPAAASDVSESQPSSDSQNGDLILGFQNLSNTPALQLVHELFMKNKRKRFQQNRTHEFLEERDGAQIAVLQCVLAGLIGKKMGLDKLDILTELKYRNLKHILAVVLDSLTAESLCSVWKVSRNWREIIVQDKKANQRRKFYITQLKTDSEWAILNVQDAATRLHLLNRSALRSVQAQARTPCSQKEQASTFSPWGEVLTPITSSSVTHLHSKQEEYVKVAKTLFIDEALKPCPRCQSPAKYQPYKKRGLCSRTACGFDFCVLCLCAYHGSEECSGGAANPRNKKDALPGSAQSKRNLKRL, encoded by the exons ATG aaACAGATTTTGAAGATGTCAGAAAGGTATTCAGGTCAGGCTGAAACTGGAGCAGTAAATGAGATGGACTCTCCTACTGTCAATTCCAAGTACTCCAGCTTTGGAGATTTTTGTTCCACATCTTCATCTCAAGATAGTGGCTACAGTGAGTCATTAAAATCTTGCAGCTTTGATAATACAGATAAAGAATTTtttggaaagaagggagaaggccCAACAATAAACTGTGTACATCCTGAAACTTCAACTCTGAGCTTATCACATCCTTTAGAGACCCCTACTCAAAAACGGCGACTTGTCTTCCTTAGGAAGGAAATGGATAAAACCCCAGATCTTTACGAAACTCCTAAGCTCAGTGGGAAAAAATGTTTACTGCGCAGAAGGCTGGATGTATCCTTCTCTCTTCTAGAGGGAGATTTGGAATCACAAAATAGTTCTCTAGAAAGTGGTATAAGCCAAGTTCCCAACTTAGAAAAAAGTATTCCAAGCAGTTCTTCCGGTTTCCCAAGGCAAAGTAATTTTAGTGCTCTAGTTAATAGCACTTTGAAAACAGAAGAAGTGACTTCCAGTGGTCAAAAATTGAGACTTAATTTTTCTCAACAGAAGACTTCCACAGTTGATGACTCCAAAGATGACTGTAGCCTGTTTGAAGTTGCGTGTATATCTCCAATTCAGGGCAATACCCATGACTTTAGTGATAGTAGTCTATCTGTTAGTGATGAGAATACATATCCCGAACTTCTGGGCTCCTCTGGTAGTGGAACAACTTGTGAAACAGATGAGGATATATTTGTGACTCCAATAAGTAATCTTGTAGCAAACATTAAGTTAAAGGCAAGTCAAAGTCTTTCTCCTTCAACTAAAGTGAGAGGCCATATTTCAACACCTGAAGACAGTGGTTTTAACTCACTTTCTTTGGATAAATCAGAAGATTCCCTCTCTGACCAGGAGAGTTCTTTTCAAGAACTACTTCAGAAACATAAGGGAACTCTTAAAGTGGGAGATACTGTAAGAAGGTCAAGGCATCTTGGAAGGTTGCGAAGACTATCTACCCTTCGGGAACAAGGCTCACAATCTGAGACCGAAGAGGAAAACCAGATCACCCACTCTGACTCTGAAACAACACCAGCGGCTGCTTCAGACGTTTcagagagtcagcccagcagtGACAGTCAGAATGGGGATTTGATTTTAGGCTTTCAGAATTTATCAAACACTCCAGCCTTGCAATTAGTGCATGAActctttatgaaaaataaaagaaaaagattccagCAAAATCGTACACATGAATTCTtagaagaaagagatggagcgcAAATAGCTGTGCTGCAGTGCGTACTTGCAGGACTGATCGGCAAGAAAATGGGTCTAGATAAACTGGACATCTTAACAGAACtcaaatatagaaatttaaagcATATTCTTGCAGTGGTTTTAGATTCCTTGACTGCAGAAAGCCTATGCAG TGTTTGGAAAGTGAGCAGAAATTGGCGTGAAATTATTGTTCAAGATAAAAAAGCAAATCAGAGGAGGAAATTTTATattacacaactgaaaacagattCTGAG TGGGCTATATTAAATGTTCAGGATGCTGCCACTCGGCTTCATCTTTTAAATCGATCAGCTTTAAGATCTGTACAAGCTCAGGCTAGGACACCCTGTTCTCAGAAAGAACAAGCGTCAACGTTTTCTCCTTGGGGGGAAGTTTTGACACCGATAACAAGCTCTTCAGTCACTCACTTGCACAGTAAACAGGAAGAATATGTTAAG GTTGCCAAAACGCTTTTTATTGATGAAGCATTAAAACCTTGCCCACGGTGCCAATCCCCTGCTAAGTACCAGCCCTATAAGAAAAGGGGTCTGTGTAGCCGCACAGCCTGCGGTTTTGACTTTTGTGTGTTATGTTTGTGTGCTTATCATGGGTCTGAAGAATGTAGTGGAGGAGCTGCAaatccaagaaataaaaaagatgctcTTCCAGGAAGTGCTCAGAGTAAGCGGAATTTAAAACGCCTCTAA